In the Glycine max cultivar Williams 82 chromosome 6, Glycine_max_v4.0, whole genome shotgun sequence genome, TTTAACTATAGATATATGGAAATCTTGCCATCAAGTAGTTGAATATATGGTTATTATTGGACATTTCATTGAGACGCGGGATGGAATCTTCAAAAAAGAGTTTTAAGTTTTGTGAAAGTGCCTTCTCCAAGGCGTGGTATTGATGTTGCTGATGCTATTTTTAAGTGTTTGAAAACTTGGGGGattgaaaataaagttttttcaaTATCTATGGATAATGCTTCTTACAATGACTCATGCATAAGATGTCTCAAAGAGAATATATCTCTAAGTAGTAAGTTATTCCTTGGTGGCTCTTTGTTTCATGTTAGATGTTGTGCTcacatgttgaatttgttagtgcAAGATGGCCTTAGTACAATTAAGGATATCATTTTCAATATTCGTGAAAGTGTCAAATATATTAACCACAATGATGCAAGACTAAAGGCATTTTGTGATGTTGTTGAGCAATAACGCTTGAAAGCAAGGAAACTTGTTATTGATTGTCCAACAAGATGGAATTCAACCTTTAATATATTGTTAACTACTTTGAAATTTAAGACTGCATTTGCTTCTTACAATGAAAGAGAGCCTCACTATAATTATGCACCTTCACTTGAGGAGTGGAATCAAGTTGAGAAAGTTTGTAAGCTGCTGGAAGTTTTTAATCTTGCTCCTCATGTCATCTCAGGtacaataacaaatatttttttttgtattttattagaTCACTTTATCTCTAAAAGTCTTTAATATAACTATTATTTAAATGTAGGTAGTGAGTATCCGACTGCAAATTTGTATTTGGCAGAAGTTTGGAAGGTTAAACAAATACTTGATAAGGAAATTAAAGATGAAGATCTCTTCATGAGGGAAATGGTAGGTCCAATGAAGAAAAAGTTTGACAAATATTGGGGGGAATGTAATATGTTGATGGCTATTGCAAGTGTTTTGGATCCTAGGTGCAAATTTCATATGGTGAGTAtatgttttcccttgatatatTCTAAATGAGTTGCTGATGAGAATATAAAGAAGGTGAAAAGTTCATTTGAAGAATTGTATGATGAGTATGTAGGTCTATGTTTACAAGAGTCTACGTCTAGTGTTGCTAATTTGGATGATAATATTTCATCATCCTCCCAATTGAATACTTTAGTTGTCACAGGTTTTGACGAAATTATGAGCATGCTACATGAAAAGGAAGTTGTTTCTCCTATAAAATCATAATTGCAAGATTATCTTGATGAAGGTATTTATGTTCCTAACACTAATTCCTTTAGTGCTTTGGACTCGTGGAGGAACAATAGCATGAAATATAAGATATTGTCTAAGATGACTGCTGATATACTAGCTATTCCAATTTCAACTGTGGcatttaaaattctgagaaattttaaattctaacaatttcaaatatttcaattgaaattcttttattttcaaaattttgtgtttggataaaaaaaaattaaaattatgagggcgaaaaaaatgaatgaaaaaaaagagaagatatgattggtgtgctagttatacgtgttcATCTACGCTCACACCCGATCGATGTTTAACGAGCTCAgacggtgtttcttgaagaagactgtaagaagagaatttcaatttctcacattttagaagaaaattgaaattccagatttttagttgtttaaaattccaaaattttaaattcttcacaaaaaaaatccaaacaatgaattctagattacagaaattcaaattctctaataaattacttttctcaattaaaattctctatccaaatgcACTCTTACCTTGTGTTTGGatctgaaatttcaaaatttcaaggaatttgaaatgtctagaatttgaattgctttgtttggataaatcaattcaaatttctttcattttaaattctttgtttggataggccaattcaatttcctccatatgcaaaattttaattttatattttaaatagatgaaattttaatattaaactttatagaaaataaatacaatctaattttgaaatattaattaaaaaatattttcaatttttaataatttataaatataaaatattgaagaTTTTAACCTGGGTTGTTTTGCCTGGCCACAACCAGTGATATTTTTAAACCGGCATCAACCAAGGTTATTTTTTGGTCGATATCAAATAggaatttttttgtcaaagtataCCGGGAATATTTATCAGCTGACGTCAACCAGGACTATTTTTTGGCTAGTGttggttgagtctatttttcagccgatgttggctagattttttttaccaacatcGGCTAGGGTTTGTTTGGCCAACACCGGCTAGGGCCTTTTCAAACGACATTGAGCAAGACTATTTTTAGCCAACGTCGGCCTAAAAAATCCTAGCAGGTGTTGACGAAAAAAGCTACCCaatattggctaaaaaatagcttggtcGATGTCGACTAATAGAACCTTCCcgatgtcggccgaaaaatacCTAGTCAAAGTTGGctaaaaaaatagctttgacTAATGTCGGACAAAAAACCTACCCAACATCGGCTATGAAATAGCcttggctgatgttggctaaaaaatagttcTGACCGATGTCGGTCAAAAATACCTAACTGGTGTTagcaaaaaaatcctaaccaacatcaaccaaaaaacctagctaatgtggttaagaaatagctctGACTGATGTTAGCCAGAAAACCCTAGTCTATGTTagcaaaaaaatcctaaccgaCATCAACTAAGAAAATTTAGTTGACATCAACCAAAACACCTTAGCTAACTTAGccgatattggctaaaaaattgttttggctGATGTTGGTTGGAAAAACCTAACTGACGTCggctaaaaatcctaacaggtgtttacacaaaagttagtcatgaccgatgtcagtagaaaaaatctagccaacgttggcaaaaaaaatcattggtcaacatcaacCGAAAAAACCTGGATGGCAAcgacaaaaaaaatccttggcCGACGTTAACAAAAATTTCCCATGACTGATGTTagtgagaaaataaccctaaccaacatcatctaaaaaaaatcttagccaatatcaacaaaaaatagctttggttgacatcatacaaaaaaattatgatcgAAAAAACCTCGGCCAACGCCAgtaaaaaacaacttatgtcGCTATCggccataaaaactttggtcaccTGTAGTTGTAAGTGTTGAGCGAGAAAGAGTTGCGAGCAAGAACGTGAGTTAGTGTGAACATCTCCAAAaaaggaatttcaaattctatatttttttagagattttGAAATCCTACtattttagtcaatcaaaatgattaataaaaatatcaaaaattaaatctcaTTTCAAATACTCCATCCAAACAagctattttatcatgaatcattttaattttcttaaaaaaatgaattccgTTACTAAATTGCTCCATCCAAATCATTTTAACGTAATCTTTGTTAAACTATTTCATGTTACAGGTAAGGATATTAAACAATGTTCCGAGTCTTTTACAATGCTATCAAGGCCCCTTTTCTTTATACATAAATCACATGTTTCCTCATAGTAAGCAATCATGTTTGATATGATGTTTGcttcttttattaattgttaACTAGCACGTTTGCAAATGTGTCATATTTGCCCAGCCGTTACTAGTTTGTTGCTTTTACCCTTCATTTTATGAGTATTACAcgctataaaataaaaacaaatgttaattagagctcttaaaatattagttaagaaattaaaagtaaatttttttttataaaattatatacaaatgttatttataatttttacaatattttttttcttttaatttcttattcaaTGCTTAAGTTGCCCCCTTGAAACAATATTGGATGACATTGACTTTTTTACAGTTAAGCTGTCTcatgttattttaagaattgtgttaatatttaattgtcCAATGTTAGATAGATGCAGTCATCTAATGGACATCTAGAgtacaacaacaaaattagGTGCTCCTTGATAGGTGCCATACCAACCTCGTTCCATGTGTAGAAGTGAATTACATcggatttgaaagaaaaaaaaaattgaactcaaacatttcaacaattatgtagtattttgtttttgggGAACAATTATGGTGTTGGGTTGGGTTGTATTGGTTAACTTTAGCCCATGTGGGTCCATAATGCTTGTTCTATGAGTAAATGCATTGCGTCTGTGACCTCGTGGTGGCCttgcatttaaattaaattttagtgtAGGAATCTCTATTTAGGACATCTATTCTGACCTAGAAAACTGGGGCagctaataattattattttattctttttcaagTGCTTAATGATATTATTCAAGATATTTCTAATGCGATTCAAACCCCACACCAATCCATAGCTTTAAGTCTACTAATATAATTTTCAGCTTACAAAGTAATACGCAGAGTTATTCAGCCTAATTTGTGCTGTAACTACATTTATTGTTTTTCCATTATTTATGCAAAAATAGATTCTGCAATTGAGAGATTGTTTCCCTCGTGTACTTTCATAATTTAGCTACTTGTTTTATAATGTTTAAGACCTCAGAAAATAGCAAATACTTATCATCTAAGAAACAAATAGTGTCTTGGTTTTAAATCATAAATTggaaaagagggagaaaaaaacataaaactacTTGTTGAATTTGATGCATATACGTGCACTTAACAAAGAAACCTTTTCCTAGATGTTTAAAAATGCATTATATgttcattaaaaaaacaaattcaataaataaatgcacTGACATATCAAATTGAATAAAGaatcatgaaaaacaaaaattcaaaaccctACACAACTATAGTTCCAGAAGTGGCTGTTGTCTCAAACTATGAAACTAATTCCCAATGGGGGCACGACAATGATGATAGGAAGCAATTGCATTGGTTGATGATAGCTCCAGCCAGGTCTGTACATATGAACATTTTAGTTTGAGAAGTGTAAAAATCATGCCACTTCCATCATTCATGAAATACATATGTAACCATTGCTCTGCAAAAGTAAAGCCAAGAACcatgaattcaaattcaaatatcaaTGATCAATAACATAATCCCCCACAAGATTAAGATACGCGGATAGCATTTGACTTGGTTTatttgggaattttcttcttaaaaggAGAAACAATGCCAAACACAATTACAGAATCCCTAAAATGTAAAAAGGAGCTTCTCTTTAGAAAGAGTTTAATAATAAACATGCATTTTCAGAGTAAACATGCATTTCTTTATGACCTTAaaggttattattataaaagtaaacaaACATACTATGCATAACACTTTGTGATTGGATGACAATATAAAACTTTTACATTGTCAatgcatatattttttactcCTCTAGAaagcatttaaaaaatagtttataaaataattttagataaacTTTTGTGCTTCTCTTCCTACTTTTaagctaaaaaatttaaaaattgtcaaGTTTAACTTTAATTGAAGCATATTTTTAACATTGAAGTAGCTTTTTAAGGTCTAGAAAATCCTAGCCAAACACTACCCAGGTCTTTAATTATGGTAGACTGTACAAGGTCATGTTAGTAAGGGTAACAGTTTCAATACCACTTTCAATTTTTGAATCTATGGACTCTCATCGTCTGAACTAATGTCATCCATCCTCCTTTCAGCAATCGCTGGAAAAAGTCGCTGACGAAAATCAGGTGGTGGACGTGGTTCAGATGAAGATGCTTCTCGAGGAGTCTCTTGTTTTTGAGTTTTAACCGACTTCTTCTTTGTATCTCTCACCTCGTTGCATACTTTATCCACCATTATTAGGAAGTCTCGTACTACTATGAACAACCTGGTGCCTTCATCCTTCCCAGAATTCCCATGGAAGTAATCACCAGTGCTCTTCACCAAAGCCACGATTTTCTTCTCCTCTTCCAGCAGTTTCATAACATCAGCCTCAGCATTCTGCACAAAACTTTTCACTGTCTCACAAAACCCCCTATCTTCCTCCACATTCTTCATGCTTTTGTTTACCAAGTCTCGTGTTTTTATGAGACCATGGCCAAGTTTGGCAGTAGTTCCTGTTAAGCTGTCAGCATCTATAATTGCTGCTTTTTTTACATTCTCAAGTTCACTGCTCAATCGTGAAACCACCTGAAGACCGATTTCATGGTAGCGATCTTCTGTTTCTCGGGTACTATCGTGAAGGTCATCCAATTTAATACTAGACGATTTCTGGCTCTCTTTTGCCTTTCTGATGGCTTTTATGCCCTCGGAGCGGATAATCTCTAGAACAACAAAATGTAAGAGTGTAGTCTTGCCATCTGTTCCTTTTACATCAGATAATTTCAGAAGTGTATCAAGTTTAAATGCTTGTGCACCACCACGGAAAGTTCCATCATTCATTCGGTTGCCAGTTTTGAGAACGGCTTCAAGAAGCTTGAGGAACAGCCGGTTGTTTCTTAGTTCCTTACAAGCAACCTGACATATCAGATGAAGTTGCAAGAAGAATAAGATTTTATTCAAGGTAACAGggcaataaaaaagaaacaaatacaaGGGCAGAGATTCTAAAACCAAAGGAATTACAATGAGGGATATCAATTACAGAACATTGCTGTGTTCGTTTGTGTGTATAAATGGTttcaaatttattgatatagCACAAAACTAAAATGATCACTAATTGCAATAAAACTCATAAAGTTACATactaatcataaatttattcaGGTTACATGTATATATCTTAACATGGATAtgcatacaaaataaaatagagtaacAAGTAAGGTATAGTTATTTGACTGATGCAAATAAGTTATTTAATGATACAAGATAAGAAGTTTCACACAGGTGTGAAATGATCCTTAACCCTGTTTGTATGCGTTTGTAATTTGTATTTGGAGAGGGTGCAGGGGATACTGACATCTAAATACAATGAAATTTGGTCATAAAGCAAAACTCTGCACATTAATTACAGCATCAATTTGGCATTACTAATGCAAGACATACTCTGTCAAACTTGACAGTTTGCTATTGGCAGTAGCTATATTAAGATGATATAGTACACAATAAGGTCATTGTACAATCTCAGTTGGCATTAAgttgaactaaaaaaatttaacatcacGATCATCATTTGATAGAAAAGCATAAGCACTGCAACTGCATGTATGATGCATACCTCTAAAATGGCAAAAGATTCCATAGTAGTTGCAAGATCCTCTTTAAGTGAGCCCATGAAAAGGAGAACTTCCATTCGCTTAAATGCAAATGGAATGTCAACCATGGCTTTCAGGAAACGATCAGCAGGCCCAAGTTGAGATAGATCACCACTAAAAAGTCTAAGCTTAAGTTCTTCATCCGATGTTGGTGCCATCTTCAGCAAGGTTTGAAGGAATTCCGGGGGCAGCTCATGTCCTGATCAACCAAAGAGATTGCAAGTCTTTCATACAAACGGAACAAGACAACTAAACaatttcacttttaaatttcaatatattatcATTCCTGGTAAATAAATTCCATCATGATTTATCGATGAAGTAAAGTTCAAAGCAATCAATCCAATTGTTCTGTAAGAAAATCATCAAAACAGCATAGCCAGGACTACCACAATCTATCTTCCCCGGTTTTCAAACATTATGATCATCAAAGAATTTTAGAACAGCATTCAAACCTATCTACAACACTACAACAATCTATCCCCTCAACAGCAAAGACATGGTGTTAGTTTGAAAGAGTCCATATGATACTACAAGTTTACAATGTTTTAGGGCAACTATGGGTGCACAGATGTGTCCTAGATAATGCGTTTTCCTAGAAGAACCTAATATTATCAATCAAGTTATCAACAATCTTTGAGGAAAATTAAAGGATCAAGAAAGCACCTTCATAAAGTGCATCACAAACTTCTTCCATTGTCACATTCAATGCACGCAACAGAATCAATAAATTCTGTGCTTTCTTTTTGTCAATGATCTGGATAAACAGTGGTGAAGGGTCTTGGGAGGAAGACTGTTTCTGTTTTTTACCATTGTTCTTATCCACAGCATTATAGCCAAAAAGCGTCTCTATCATCTCTTCATTAAACCTGTTAAATGTCTGTCATTTGAGAATACTATCGATAGATTAACTTAACTTTGATAAACAAAAGAGGTTTGGAAGTTATTCCTTACTGGAAAGAtcctgatttgatttgattccaAACCATTGACTGATCCGGGTTAGCTTGAACCTTATCCCAGAAGAAGGGCTTTAGCTTGGCTTTGGGAGCATCAGCTTCACCTTCTACTCCAGCTACAACTGTATCTTTTGATCCACTAGCTAACGGCCGCGGCACCTTTGAGCCAAACGAGGGTGGAGGTCGAGGAGGAGCCACACCACTCataggaggtggtggtggacgAGGACCAGGTTTGGCACCAGCTgggggtggtggaggaggaggaccAGGTTTGGCACCAGCTGGTGCTgtgggtggtggtggaggaggaccAGGTTTCACACCAACTGATGCtggaggtggtggaggaggaccAGGTCTCGCACCAGCTAGTGCTGGCGGTAGTGGTAGAGGTGGGCCAGGTCTGGCACCAGCTGGTGGTCGGGGTGGTAGAGTGCTACTCAAACCAGGCTGTTGAGGGGCAGGAGGAGGAGCTGTAGCAACAGCAGCAACAGCAGCTGGAGCTGCATCACCAGAAGGTCTAAATGAAGGTGGCTCAGGAGGAAGAGGGTTTAGCCTGCCTGGAGGAGGTTTTAAAGGAGGCAGTCCAGAAAGGATTGTGGCTCCCACCCTCCCGGGAGGAGGTTTCAGTTCAAATGGTGATCCAGCAGCAGCATTAAGAGCTCCTATTGATTGGCTTTCCTGCACTGAATACTTCTTATTGTCCACCAAACCATTACTTGATGACTGAAACTCAACTTTCTCCCCTTTTATTGAATTTCCGAACGAATAACTGGAAGGACCTGTAGGATAAAATTCAACTTTGTCAAGACTAGTAAAAACTTATTAACAAGGTATGAATGAATGGTCATATGATACATACCAACAGAGTAGTCACTCATGCTCAAGCTAAGAAGAGGCCTATCATCATTGAGTCTGAAATGGCCAGTCTTACGATGCCGAGTACAGCATAAAAAGAGCAATGCTGCAGCTATAAATGTCACCAATGCAGTTATAACTACAGCAAGAACAactgtttttttattactatgcCTCTCTTCCAGTTTGTTAATGTCAGAAGATGGAGAAGAAATTTCTGAAGCTTCTTCTGGTGGAGTCAATTTTGGGAAAAATGATGTTGGTGGTAAAGGATGCGAAGGTTTATGAACTAGAGGTGCTGGAGCAAAAGGTGATGGGGCCAGACTGGGTTCAGATGATGGGGCCAGACTGGGTTCAGATGATGGTGCTAGACTGGATTCAGGAGATGGCGCTAAACTGTGTGTAGGTGATCCAACTGCAGGACCTGGACTAGGTGGTTCTGATATGTGTTGGAGCAAAATACGACCAAATTTTCTTTCAGGATCACTGGAACGGGAAAAAAGTGGTCCCATATAAGTGACATGCCAAATCTTGGAATCATCTTCTTTTCCTGAGACAGGTAATGgatgattattttttctcaaacagTGAAGAAAGTTCCCCAGGAATTGTGGACAGTAAGAACtgataaatttttgtatttcttCCTGTTCTATTGGTTGAATCTCTGAACTGATTATATTGGTGCTGCCAGACAATTCCTGCAAGAGGCATAAATCATGATCATCAGCATCTttcattaaatgaaataaatcttCCCAGTAATATTTCCATAAGACCTTTTCCTGCGGTCAAGAAACTTAACTTTTAGGGTCTATCAATCCATTAAGATGGATGAAAGATTAGAGTCCATGACcacagaaaaatgaaaaacaagaaGCACAGTTCACTGTTCAATATAAGACCTCGATGACATGCTGGAAACAGGTAGTAAAATGATAGATCTAATCCTCCCTCTTTTCTTAAGCTCTTTCCACGTGAAAAGTGTCATGCAGAAGATAAACATAGAAGTAGGGTCATCCTCTTCTAGTTATCACGCTGCCCTAAATTTTGACTAAAAGTGCTAACTGATAAAACTTTGCCAAATGGTAAAAGAGGGAAATACTTGGATTTAATCTTAAGATGTCtctatgtaatcaatatcacCGACAGTTTTGAGCTTCGTAGTCTACACAAAAAGTTGAGATATTGAAACAATTCCTACTAGCTCTAGGCCCAAATACCATTCAAGAGATCATATTTTTAGGGAAAACGTATTTTAGGTTCCTCAATTGTCTGTCAAAATTGGTCTTACTTAGTCCAACCACtataaaaatgatgattttggtACTCACACTTTTTATAATTGGTGAAATTCATCCCTCATTATGGAACTTAGGAATTAAGATACTTAGTTGAGGGACAGAATTcaccaaatataaaaaaaaaaataaaaatacgagGATCAATATCATTGTTGTTGGGATAAGGACAAAGaccaattttgataaaaaaaaaaatgacggACCCAAAAACACATATTTCCCTGATCTTTATTTCCCACTTCATCAGGAAATCATGGATTTAGGCAATCATGTTAGCTATCTCTATCTGAAGCTAAAATCATTGTCAAATTACTTACCTCTATGTTAGCTACCTACCTCTATATGAGGCTAAAATAGAGGTCAGATTAACCAGATACTACCATTAGCCATTTGCTTAGGAGTTAAGAATTGTGAAGCACAAGCAAAAAGAGCTACAGGATATATCTGGTCTTAACTGCTTACAGCATTATTGGAACTGGGATTGTCAAATGAAAGAAATGACAGGCTAAGACAATCCAGACATCAAGGAAACAGTGAAACACAGCATCCACACCAACCTTTAAAGAAAAGGCAAACACCCTAATCAATGTAAGAACCCAAAATTTCGGAGTTCCTACACTATCTTCACTTTCTGGTGTTTtaatatttgaacaaaaaacagaaccaaatatataaaagaaacctaCAAAATTCAAACACTTAGTAAAGGGACCCTTACCGTGTGCTCATCTAACAATCCAGATGCTGGATCAAGTAACTCCCTAACAAAATCATTCTCTGCTTCCTTCTTTTCTATAGAACTGACTGCTGCCACAAGAAGAAGAACCGAAAGAACCCCAAAAGTAACCTTTATGTTAACCATATGTTTTTGAATTCCCATTTCGAAGTGCTTGATATGCTTCTCATTTCACCAAAGGGCTAAACCCCCTTCATCACCTACAACCACCCACCAAGAAAAAAGAACCTTCTTTTCACTATCCACTTCAATTCCTTCTCA is a window encoding:
- the LOC100776210 gene encoding formin-like protein 5, with amino-acid sequence MGIQKHMVNIKVTFGVLSVLLLVAAVSSIEKKEAENDFVRELLDPASGLLDEHTELSGSTNIISSEIQPIEQEEIQKFISSYCPQFLGNFLHCLRKNNHPLPVSGKEDDSKIWHVTYMGPLFSRSSDPERKFGRILLQHISEPPSPGPAVGSPTHSLAPSPESSLAPSSEPSLAPSSEPSLAPSPFAPAPLVHKPSHPLPPTSFFPKLTPPEEASEISSPSSDINKLEERHSNKKTVVLAVVITALVTFIAAALLFLCCTRHRKTGHFRLNDDRPLLSLSMSDYSVGPSSYSFGNSIKGEKVEFQSSSNGLVDNKKYSVQESQSIGALNAAAGSPFELKPPPGRVGATILSGLPPLKPPPGRLNPLPPEPPSFRPSGDAAPAAVAAVATAPPPAPQQPGLSSTLPPRPPAGARPGPPLPLPPALAGARPGPPPPPPASVGVKPGPPPPPPTAPAGAKPGPPPPPPPAGAKPGPRPPPPPMSGVAPPRPPPSFGSKVPRPLASGSKDTVVAGVEGEADAPKAKLKPFFWDKVQANPDQSMVWNQIKSGSFQFNEEMIETLFGYNAVDKNNGKKQKQSSSQDPSPLFIQIIDKKKAQNLLILLRALNVTMEEVCDALYEGHELPPEFLQTLLKMAPTSDEELKLRLFSGDLSQLGPADRFLKAMVDIPFAFKRMEVLLFMGSLKEDLATTMESFAILEVACKELRNNRLFLKLLEAVLKTGNRMNDGTFRGGAQAFKLDTLLKLSDVKGTDGKTTLLHFVVLEIIRSEGIKAIRKAKESQKSSSIKLDDLHDSTRETEDRYHEIGLQVVSRLSSELENVKKAAIIDADSLTGTTAKLGHGLIKTRDLVNKSMKNVEEDRGFCETVKSFVQNAEADVMKLLEEEKKIVALVKSTGDYFHGNSGKDEGTRLFIVVRDFLIMVDKVCNEVRDTKKKSVKTQKQETPREASSSEPRPPPDFRQRLFPAIAERRMDDISSDDESP